In a genomic window of Methanogenium sp. S4BF:
- a CDS encoding sugar phosphate isomerase/epimerase family protein: MPTVGASTMFFHEYQVDTIFDALTDAGCDAVEFWLETPSFWLNDLPSAVLLDAIHTHSAIHSVSVHAPVLDLNPCSVNPDVAEVSIRWACRAVSIARQIDACAVTIHPGRRTAKRPASFADRKRLAHYLSEVKTCAASAGIPVALENMEQKVNSLLPAPSDLISLLEKEKWLYFTLDIAHTFTGNNRDAAKYIEHLGNRIAVVHVSARINGRMHCTVKGNDDVANILTLLAENGYSGPLILEIEDLTFQPELSLSKKIEIVSDETSWIRNFFE, encoded by the coding sequence ATGCCAACGGTTGGCGCATCAACCATGTTCTTCCATGAATACCAAGTTGATACAATATTTGACGCCCTCACAGACGCCGGATGTGATGCGGTTGAATTCTGGCTGGAAACCCCCTCTTTCTGGCTGAACGACCTGCCTTCAGCAGTCCTTCTCGATGCCATCCACACTCACTCCGCTATTCATTCCGTCAGTGTCCATGCACCGGTACTTGATCTGAATCCCTGTTCTGTGAACCCTGATGTGGCAGAGGTCTCCATCCGGTGGGCCTGCCGGGCAGTTTCAATTGCCAGACAAATCGATGCCTGTGCAGTAACGATTCACCCGGGCAGAAGAACCGCAAAGCGCCCTGCATCTTTTGCTGACAGAAAACGTCTGGCGCATTATCTCTCAGAAGTAAAAACATGTGCGGCGTCTGCAGGTATACCCGTTGCACTTGAAAATATGGAGCAAAAGGTAAACTCCCTTCTTCCTGCACCATCTGACCTGATATCCCTGTTAGAGAAAGAAAAGTGGCTCTATTTTACTCTGGATATCGCCCATACGTTCACCGGTAACAACAGAGATGCAGCAAAGTATATTGAGCACCTCGGTAACCGTATTGCAGTCGTTCATGTCAGTGCCCGTATTAACGGCAGAATGCATTGCACAGTAAAAGGGAATGATGACGTAGCAAATATACTCACACTGCTCGCCGAAAATGGATATTCGGGCCCTCTCATACTTGAGATTGAAGACCTCACATTTCAGCCGGAATTGTCCCTCAGTAAAAAAATTGAAATTGTATCTGACGAAACATCGTGGATCCGTAATTTTTTTGAATGA
- a CDS encoding thioredoxin family protein, with protein MSVEILCFHQDGCPGCDEQREINLQIEEKLGVTVKDIDAVRTEGAIQKYALRVTPTILILVNGTEKERMEGITPGPILEEALKKYVWL; from the coding sequence ATGTCAGTAGAAATACTGTGTTTTCATCAGGACGGATGCCCTGGCTGTGACGAGCAGCGGGAGATCAATCTGCAGATTGAGGAGAAACTGGGAGTTACGGTTAAAGATATTGATGCAGTAAGAACAGAAGGGGCCATTCAGAAATATGCTCTGAGGGTCACACCCACCATTCTGATTCTTGTTAACGGAACAGAGAAAGAACGAATGGAGGGAATAACACCAGGCCCTATTCTTGAAGAAGCACTCAAAAAATATGTATGGTTATAA
- the purN gene encoding phosphoribosylglycinamide formyltransferase: protein MKRIAVIASGRGSNFQAIIDRVCDGTIPAQITCLITDNPSAYAIKRAENHNIPVSVINFSEYADRALYNQALENAMRECRADLFVLAGYMRLLKPETVRAFAGKMINIHPALLPSFSGLHAQRQALDYGVKIAGCTVHFVDEGMDTGPIILQYPVVVLNSDTEESLAARIMEFEHVALPQAVKLFCEDRLEVSGRKVIINDDQRE, encoded by the coding sequence ATGAAACGCATTGCGGTGATTGCATCAGGAAGAGGCTCCAATTTTCAGGCAATAATTGACAGGGTCTGTGACGGAACAATCCCGGCACAGATTACCTGCCTCATCACCGATAATCCATCCGCGTATGCAATAAAACGGGCGGAAAATCATAATATTCCTGTATCAGTCATCAATTTCTCGGAGTATGCTGATCGTGCATTGTACAACCAGGCTCTTGAAAACGCAATGAGAGAATGCAGGGCAGATCTCTTTGTTCTTGCCGGCTACATGCGCCTTTTGAAACCTGAGACTGTGCGTGCCTTTGCCGGAAAAATGATCAATATTCATCCTGCGCTCCTGCCCAGTTTTTCCGGGCTCCATGCTCAGCGGCAGGCACTGGATTATGGCGTCAAAATCGCCGGCTGTACCGTTCATTTCGTCGATGAAGGAATGGATACCGGACCTATTATTCTCCAGTATCCGGTTGTTGTACTCAACAGTGATACCGAAGAATCCCTTGCAGCAAGAATTATGGAATTTGAACACGTGGCCCTCCCCCAGGCAGTGAAACTGTTCTGCGAGGACCGTCTTGAGGTCTCCGGGAGAAAAGTCATCATCAATGACGATCAGAGAGAGTGA
- the xseA gene encoding exodeoxyribonuclease VII large subunit gives MRPMGDEGPGDSGIYSVSSLTAVIASLLDDDRIKNIWVEGEIINYIHHRSGHRYFSLSEDPGTRPSVIRCAMWKSYGRELTFTPVNGMRVRVYGSVDLYEPGGEYKFIAREMEEAGRGDLFRLVNQWKQMLEEEGHFALSKKQPLPRYPQVVGVVTSETGAARRDIEHVIARRFPVTLLFSPCNVQGPGSEHDITRAIRALDGKADVIIVGRGGGSFEDLFSFNHPEVVRAVSACRTPVVSAVGHEVDTTLIDYAADVRAPTPSAAAEIVVPDKNELKQELQTHTQRILQSTDRYFHRFHADLEDFRLRLRPDRLRLQISREQEYINEMSERILMLAGRECERKRMILNADKTQLTGLDPYGPVQRGYVLVRKDGMLVQSVGSLCADDEVSLSFRDGSARARINEVTYDTDI, from the coding sequence ATGCGACCAATGGGAGATGAAGGTCCCGGAGATTCCGGTATCTATTCCGTTTCTTCCCTGACAGCAGTAATTGCATCGCTCCTTGATGACGACCGTATCAAAAATATCTGGGTTGAAGGAGAGATCATAAATTATATTCACCACCGGTCAGGTCACCGGTATTTCTCCCTTTCTGAAGATCCAGGTACACGCCCTTCGGTGATCCGCTGTGCAATGTGGAAAAGCTACGGACGTGAACTGACATTTACGCCGGTGAATGGGATGCGTGTGCGGGTGTATGGATCTGTGGATCTCTACGAACCGGGTGGTGAGTACAAATTTATTGCGAGAGAAATGGAGGAAGCCGGTCGTGGAGATCTGTTCCGGCTGGTAAACCAGTGGAAACAGATGCTGGAAGAAGAAGGGCACTTTGCACTGTCAAAGAAGCAGCCATTGCCCCGTTATCCACAGGTAGTGGGGGTAGTGACATCAGAGACTGGTGCCGCACGCCGGGATATTGAACATGTCATAGCGCGGCGGTTTCCGGTGACTCTTCTGTTCTCTCCATGCAATGTGCAGGGGCCGGGATCTGAACATGACATTACTCGCGCCATCCGCGCTCTTGACGGGAAGGCTGATGTAATCATTGTCGGACGGGGAGGGGGTTCATTTGAAGACCTTTTCTCTTTTAATCACCCTGAGGTGGTCCGGGCTGTCAGTGCCTGCCGGACACCGGTTGTCAGTGCTGTTGGACATGAGGTTGATACAACACTCATCGATTATGCCGCAGATGTCCGGGCGCCTACCCCGTCTGCAGCAGCAGAGATTGTTGTTCCGGACAAAAATGAACTGAAGCAGGAGCTTCAAACTCATACTCAGCGTATCTTGCAGAGTACTGATCGATATTTCCATCGCTTCCATGCAGATCTTGAGGATTTCCGTCTCAGGCTTCGTCCTGACCGACTCCGGCTTCAGATTTCGCGTGAACAGGAGTATATCAATGAAATGAGTGAGCGAATTCTGATGCTTGCAGGCCGGGAATGTGAAAGGAAACGTATGATTCTAAATGCAGATAAAACACAACTGACTGGCCTGGATCCCTATGGTCCCGTTCAGCGTGGTTATGTACTTGTCAGAAAAGACGGAATGCTCGTACAATCAGTGGGGTCTCTGTGTGCTGATGATGAGGTATCACTCAGCTTCAGAGACGGTTCTGCCCGGGCACGTATCAATGAGGTGACGTATGACACGGACATATGA
- a CDS encoding NDP-sugar synthase yields MKVCIMCGGEGTRLRPLTFERPKPCIPIVNTPSIIHLVDHLANLGFTDIVVTLGYKGDDIQNTLGDGSLFGAEITYVRDPVKLGTAGSVKNAEEYLNDSPFLVVGGDHITNIDLLQFYREHLRGDATVSIGLISIDEPSEYGIAEIDVNYEIKRFTEKPSPGQIFSNLASTGMYVCNPEIFDYIPENTKFDFAKDLFPVLMDRPETHISGWLARGNWSDVGSPRSLREAEHWKLQEMSYTNISGDITIKGATVHGPVHFGGGVVIGESAKIIGPVSIGSGTVIGNRVIIGPYTSLGNDCVIREGVKIFSSSIYNNVHIGADTTISGSIIDNEAAIREKCNIENDTVIGPRSVIKQGSIVHSKTRIWPEAVIPEHNVVTEDYLNPDYETHCSGS; encoded by the coding sequence ATGAAGGTATGCATCATGTGCGGCGGGGAGGGGACCCGTCTGCGGCCGCTGACCTTTGAACGGCCAAAGCCCTGCATCCCAATTGTCAATACTCCCTCGATTATTCATCTTGTTGATCATCTGGCGAATCTTGGGTTTACTGACATTGTTGTTACACTCGGTTACAAAGGCGATGATATTCAAAATACTCTCGGGGATGGCTCACTCTTCGGTGCTGAAATAACATATGTCCGTGATCCGGTCAAACTGGGTACTGCGGGGAGTGTAAAAAATGCTGAAGAATACCTTAATGATTCACCTTTTCTGGTGGTGGGCGGAGACCATATCACAAACATCGATCTCCTCCAGTTTTATCGGGAACACCTCCGTGGTGATGCAACGGTCTCTATTGGTCTCATCTCTATTGATGAACCATCAGAATACGGAATCGCAGAGATCGATGTGAATTATGAGATTAAGCGATTTACCGAGAAACCATCACCAGGTCAGATATTTTCCAATCTCGCGAGTACCGGAATGTATGTATGCAATCCGGAAATTTTTGATTACATCCCGGAAAACACCAAATTTGACTTTGCAAAAGACCTCTTCCCTGTCCTGATGGACCGACCGGAAACACATATTTCAGGCTGGCTTGCGCGCGGAAACTGGTCTGATGTCGGAAGCCCACGCTCCCTGCGTGAAGCAGAACACTGGAAACTGCAGGAGATGTCATACACCAACATATCGGGGGACATCACAATCAAGGGGGCAACGGTTCATGGCCCGGTTCATTTCGGTGGAGGTGTGGTTATTGGCGAGAGTGCAAAGATTATCGGTCCGGTATCCATCGGATCCGGTACTGTTATCGGAAACAGGGTTATTATCGGCCCTTATACCTCTCTTGGAAACGACTGTGTCATTCGTGAGGGAGTGAAAATATTCTCTTCATCAATTTACAACAATGTTCACATCGGAGCAGACACCACAATCAGCGGCAGTATTATTGATAATGAAGCGGCAATACGGGAAAAGTGCAATATTGAAAATGACACAGTAATCGGCCCCCGTTCAGTAATAAAACAGGGCAGCATTGTTCATTCAAAAACAAGGATTTGGCCGGAGGCAGTTATTCCGGAACATAATGTTGTTACCGAGGATTATCTGAATCCGGACTATGAAACCCACTGTTCAGGATCCTAA
- a CDS encoding Hsp20/alpha crystallin family protein, translating to MMRRRRYPFALLWNELDEMMAEWETRVQNTVAAGASLPSMVRPALKREFRVDVREELDEVIVVADLPGVDKKDVVIRLINPLNLELSVSGGTEPEVYEYYTRERLSGNMRRIVALPAEVIDEGASASFLNGVLHVRLRKAIPESGSVIPID from the coding sequence ATGATGCGAAGAAGAAGATATCCGTTTGCTCTTCTCTGGAACGAACTTGATGAGATGATGGCAGAATGGGAAACGCGTGTACAGAATACGGTAGCTGCCGGAGCATCGCTTCCTTCAATGGTCAGACCAGCATTAAAAAGGGAGTTCAGGGTTGATGTACGCGAAGAGCTGGATGAAGTGATCGTCGTTGCAGACCTCCCTGGTGTTGATAAAAAAGATGTTGTCATCCGGCTTATTAATCCGCTGAATCTGGAACTTTCTGTTTCAGGTGGCACCGAACCTGAAGTATATGAATATTATACGCGTGAGCGCCTTTCCGGAAACATGCGTCGTATTGTAGCCCTTCCGGCAGAAGTCATTGATGAAGGGGCCAGTGCATCTTTCCTCAACGGAGTATTGCACGTCCGCCTCAGGAAGGCAATTCCTGAATCCGGCAGTGTAATTCCAATCGATTAA
- a CDS encoding YkgJ family cysteine cluster protein, whose amino-acid sequence MCGRCCFGMGKYVRIIGQMGMNQIVVRHGISNETVYATIPRKYRDDFDFAEARSVTEGRCPFLHEENGGYPCIIFDSAPQFCKDFTCCRMRIFDAAGTPVARVKGKCSVISDDDAFSEWWRNTISVLPDENWEENASSILENKGYRAVWYDE is encoded by the coding sequence ATGTGCGGCAGGTGCTGTTTTGGAATGGGTAAATATGTTCGGATTATCGGTCAGATGGGGATGAATCAAATTGTTGTCAGGCATGGAATCAGTAATGAAACCGTGTATGCAACGATTCCCCGTAAATACCGCGATGATTTTGATTTTGCTGAGGCACGATCGGTAACAGAAGGGCGATGTCCCTTTCTCCATGAAGAGAATGGGGGATACCCCTGTATCATATTTGATTCAGCTCCACAGTTCTGCAAAGATTTCACGTGCTGCAGAATGAGGATCTTCGATGCGGCGGGGACGCCGGTTGCACGGGTTAAAGGGAAATGCTCCGTAATTTCAGATGATGACGCGTTTTCAGAATGGTGGAGGAATACCATTTCCGTCCTTCCTGATGAGAACTGGGAAGAGAATGCTTCATCCATTCTTGAAAACAAAGGGTACCGGGCAGTTTGGTATGACGAATAA
- a CDS encoding DUF371 domain-containing protein, with amino-acid sequence MDKRQCERLVCSGHPNIRALHHTTFEVTREENLTSSGTCIIGVHADKGPCDLNPEFRKAISSDTALLVTTLTAGKETCTITARGSSRLTLTHPTDLVWRRSSYIDDRTIGIHADFTAKTLPRELIAALTKGKKMTVYMEIFTIPEEERSSAPQIQAFFHRFL; translated from the coding sequence ATGGATAAACGGCAATGCGAGAGACTTGTCTGCAGCGGCCACCCAAATATCAGGGCACTGCATCACACAACATTTGAAGTTACCAGGGAAGAGAACCTAACGTCCAGTGGAACCTGCATCATTGGTGTTCATGCTGACAAGGGGCCATGTGACCTAAACCCTGAATTCAGGAAAGCAATCTCTTCAGACACAGCACTTCTGGTGACAACACTCACTGCGGGAAAAGAGACATGTACAATCACCGCGCGGGGAAGCAGCCGCCTTACCCTCACTCATCCCACGGATCTTGTCTGGAGAAGGAGTTCATATATCGATGACAGAACCATTGGAATTCACGCTGATTTCACAGCCAAAACGCTGCCACGGGAACTTATTGCTGCACTGACAAAGGGAAAAAAAATGACCGTGTATATGGAGATATTTACGATTCCTGAAGAAGAACGATCTTCAGCTCCGCAGATTCAAGCATTTTTTCACAGATTTTTATAA
- the xseB gene encoding exodeoxyribonuclease VII small subunit — translation MTRTYEENLKELKEIIRTLESGSVPLEEMLAYYERGMELIKICEKMLESAELKIVLLQES, via the coding sequence ATGACACGGACATATGAAGAAAATCTTAAGGAACTCAAAGAAATAATTCGGACACTTGAATCGGGATCCGTTCCGCTCGAAGAGATGCTAGCCTATTATGAACGTGGGATGGAGCTTATAAAAATCTGTGAAAAAATGCTTGAATCTGCGGAGCTGAAGATCGTTCTTCTTCAGGAATCGTAA
- a CDS encoding hemolysin family protein: protein MIEYSFALIIFILCLVFSAFFSGSEVALISINPAKVRTLVEQKKTGSEALERLKSDPDHLLITILIGNNLVNIGAASIATAVAIAIWGEIGIGIATFVTTILMLTFGEIIPKTYAARSADRVALMVSRPVLWLSYLLHPLFWVIDAGKSIFSRNREIKPTVTEDEIKQWIDVGEEEGTIEEEEHEMLYRVFAFSDTRAREVMTPRADVVMINRKSSLEDSVNIFNETGFTRLPVYEEQIDNIIGVLNVKDVFGVIYSPGPNANIPDLVYEAYFVPESKEIDDLLREMQKRKVHLAIVVDEYGTFAGIVTVEDILEELVGEIMDEFDEEEPDIQKVNEWVYLIDARAWIERVNEDLKISLPTSESYETLGGLIIDQLGHIPHKGEVVTISESGIRLMVMKMNDRRIENIKLIFPMDRDIHTNR, encoded by the coding sequence ATGATAGAATACAGTTTTGCACTGATTATTTTTATTTTGTGTCTTGTTTTCTCCGCTTTTTTCTCGGGGTCAGAAGTTGCGCTAATCTCCATAAACCCTGCAAAGGTGCGCACCCTTGTCGAACAGAAAAAGACTGGTTCTGAGGCACTTGAACGCCTGAAATCCGACCCTGACCATCTGCTCATTACCATCCTCATCGGCAACAATCTGGTAAATATCGGCGCCGCATCAATTGCAACAGCTGTTGCAATTGCCATATGGGGAGAAATTGGAATTGGAATTGCTACATTTGTAACAACCATTCTGATGCTGACATTTGGGGAAATCATTCCCAAGACCTATGCTGCGCGGTCAGCGGATCGGGTTGCACTCATGGTATCCCGCCCTGTGCTGTGGCTTTCATATCTCCTCCATCCGTTATTCTGGGTGATTGATGCAGGCAAAAGCATTTTTTCACGGAACCGTGAAATAAAGCCAACGGTTACAGAAGACGAAATAAAACAGTGGATTGATGTCGGGGAAGAAGAAGGCACTATCGAAGAGGAAGAACATGAGATGCTGTACCGTGTCTTTGCATTCTCAGATACACGCGCCAGAGAGGTTATGACGCCACGGGCAGATGTGGTGATGATCAACCGGAAAAGTTCTCTTGAGGATTCAGTCAATATTTTTAATGAGACCGGATTCACCCGCCTTCCTGTCTATGAAGAACAGATCGACAATATCATTGGCGTACTAAACGTAAAGGACGTATTTGGCGTCATTTATTCACCAGGCCCAAATGCCAATATCCCGGACCTCGTGTATGAAGCGTATTTTGTTCCTGAATCCAAAGAAATTGATGATCTTCTGCGTGAAATGCAGAAACGCAAGGTTCACCTTGCAATCGTTGTGGATGAGTACGGAACGTTTGCAGGCATCGTCACGGTAGAGGATATTCTTGAGGAACTTGTCGGTGAAATCATGGACGAGTTTGATGAAGAAGAACCCGACATCCAGAAAGTCAATGAGTGGGTATATCTTATTGATGCACGCGCGTGGATTGAACGCGTCAATGAGGACCTGAAGATCTCACTTCCTACAAGCGAATCCTATGAAACACTCGGAGGCCTGATTATTGATCAACTGGGCCATATTCCCCATAAAGGTGAAGTCGTTACGATTTCAGAATCCGGAATCCGCCTGATGGTGATGAAAATGAATGACCGCCGAATAGAAAATATCAAACTCATATTCCCAATGGACAGAGACATACACACGAATCGTTAA
- a CDS encoding HVO_0476 family zinc finger protein: protein MMYEVHCPICGEETTHRILKESSDLLVQCEVCSHVHRVLRPPCPEPVVVRAIISDEDSSQVGTIELNESDKCFIGDFFVAEIGEEVYTVEVCGIEVGQRRPSRARATDITALWTRVIDSVVVKISVHDGMRTIPCYLRCDGERDFQIGGIENIDGMNVRISHIKLRNGSMMRKEGWKAYARKIRRVYGTRL from the coding sequence ATGATGTATGAAGTACACTGTCCCATCTGTGGGGAAGAGACAACTCACCGTATCCTGAAGGAGTCATCTGACCTTCTGGTCCAGTGTGAAGTATGCAGCCATGTACATCGCGTACTGCGCCCTCCCTGTCCTGAACCGGTTGTTGTCCGGGCAATTATCAGTGATGAGGACAGCTCACAGGTTGGAACTATTGAGCTGAATGAATCGGATAAATGCTTTATTGGGGACTTTTTTGTCGCTGAAATTGGAGAGGAAGTCTATACCGTTGAAGTATGTGGCATCGAGGTGGGACAGCGCCGTCCGTCCCGTGCACGGGCCACAGACATTACTGCTCTCTGGACACGTGTCATTGACAGTGTAGTTGTCAAAATCTCAGTTCATGACGGCATGCGCACGATTCCCTGCTATCTTCGATGTGATGGTGAACGTGACTTTCAGATTGGGGGTATAGAGAATATCGATGGCATGAATGTTCGCATAAGTCACATCAAACTGCGAAACGGGTCGATGATGAGAAAAGAAGGATGGAAGGCATATGCCCGGAAAATCCGCCGGGTGTATGGCACCCGTTTATAA
- a CDS encoding CBS domain-containing protein — protein MDKKKVRDYMTYDVVSIDAQGTAKDVINAIRDTHHDGFPVIENRKVVGYVSARDLLFVYPYTPIEKIMSRHLIVAAPDMDINDAARVIFRSGIQKLPVVDDEANLIGIISNADVIRSQIEHVSPDKVFKFIDTLRQLHDVEPALVRESVEIKSLLPTQSKIYQDELEGRMYEIKKGLAEPLIVVRRPGRLVLVDGHHRAVAAHRLGIKELDAYIIEIDEDIELGLERTAREMKLSTLDDIKILDYARHPLVAVTHRLVRHS, from the coding sequence ATGGACAAAAAGAAGGTCCGCGACTATATGACATATGATGTTGTCTCCATTGATGCACAGGGGACTGCTAAAGATGTTATTAATGCAATTCGTGATACGCATCATGATGGATTTCCGGTGATTGAGAATCGGAAAGTGGTTGGTTACGTCTCTGCCCGCGATCTTCTCTTTGTGTATCCGTATACTCCGATTGAGAAGATCATGTCCCGCCACCTGATTGTCGCAGCTCCTGATATGGATATCAATGATGCTGCCCGTGTGATATTCAGGTCCGGTATCCAGAAACTCCCTGTGGTTGACGATGAAGCCAATCTTATTGGCATTATTTCAAATGCTGATGTCATCCGTTCTCAGATTGAGCATGTTTCACCTGATAAGGTGTTTAAATTCATTGATACACTTCGACAGCTGCATGATGTTGAACCTGCACTGGTAAGGGAAAGTGTCGAAATAAAGAGTCTTCTCCCTACTCAATCAAAAATTTATCAGGATGAACTCGAAGGGAGAATGTATGAAATAAAAAAAGGACTCGCCGAACCCCTGATTGTCGTCCGGCGGCCCGGAAGGCTTGTGCTGGTAGACGGGCATCACCGCGCTGTTGCAGCCCACCGTCTTGGAATAAAGGAGCTTGATGCCTATATTATTGAGATTGATGAGGATATTGAACTCGGCCTTGAACGGACTGCACGCGAGATGAAACTTTCAACCCTCGATGATATCAAAATCCTTGATTATGCCCGGCATCCCCTTGTTGCCGTGACGCATCGCCTGGTAAGGCACAGTTAG